A genomic window from Leptospiraceae bacterium includes:
- a CDS encoding cytosolic protein, with product MKKISQKIVSKYVEDNISSFHNSRIESLKKLKLETILKRKNPYLYKAKNILTFHDLVKNILDAHLSSQEEGMFGEFLEKLAIFICSHVYNGKKSSAEGIDLEFEKENIKYIVSVKSGPNWGNSSQIRKMLDNFKKAKKILGTNTSRMNIIAVNGCCYGKDNVPDKGEYLKLCGQRFWEFISGNELLYQEIIEPLGYKAKEKNEDFSKEYSKILNLFNQELASKFSLDGNIDWISIVHHNSSM from the coding sequence ATGAAAAAGATATCTCAAAAGATTGTAAGCAAATATGTAGAAGATAATATTAGTAGTTTTCATAACTCTAGAATTGAAAGTTTAAAAAAATTAAAATTAGAAACTATTTTAAAAAGAAAAAATCCTTATTTATATAAAGCTAAAAATATTTTAACTTTCCATGATTTAGTAAAGAACATTTTAGATGCTCATTTATCATCGCAGGAAGAAGGAATGTTTGGTGAGTTTCTCGAAAAATTAGCTATTTTTATTTGCTCTCACGTATATAATGGGAAGAAATCTTCAGCAGAAGGTATAGACCTTGAATTTGAAAAAGAAAATATAAAATATATTGTTTCAGTAAAATCTGGTCCTAACTGGGGTAATAGTAGCCAAATTAGAAAAATGTTAGATAATTTTAAAAAAGCAAAAAAAATATTAGGAACTAACACTAGTAGGATGAATATTATTGCTGTAAATGGTTGTTGTTATGGCAAAGATAATGTCCCCGATAAAGGTGAATATTTAAAATTATGTGGTCAAAGATTTTGGGAATTTATTTCTGGAAATGAACTGTTGTATCAAGAAATTATTGAACCTTTAGGGTATAAAGCTAAAGAAAAAAATGAAGATTTTTCTAAAGAATATTCAAAAATTTTAAATCTCTTCAACCAAGAATTAGCTAGTAAATTTTCTTTAGATGGAAATATTGATTGGATAAGCATAGTACATCATAATTCTTCTATGTAG
- a CDS encoding site-specific DNA-methyltransferase has translation MSKKRLQSFEIYLGDCLDILSKLEENSIDLIMTSPPYADRRVKTYGGVKPEEYVNWFLPIGKELLRVLKPTGTFILNIKEKSENGERHTYVLELILAMRKIGWLWTEEFIWHKKNSYPGKWPNRFRDSWERLIQFNKERKFNMYQEAVMVPVGDWAKNRLKNLSETDKIRDNTKNGSGFGKNISNWVSRDKVYPNNVLHLATECSNKNHSAAFPEALPEWFINLFTIEGDTVLDPFMGSGTTILVAKKMYRKAIGIEILPEYFKLAEELLNTKENLLFVN, from the coding sequence ATGTCTAAAAAGCGCCTTCAAAGTTTTGAAATTTATCTTGGAGATTGTTTAGATATTTTATCTAAATTAGAAGAAAATTCAATAGATTTAATAATGACTTCGCCTCCGTACGCAGATCGAAGGGTAAAAACTTATGGAGGTGTTAAACCGGAAGAATATGTTAATTGGTTTTTACCAATTGGTAAAGAATTATTAAGGGTTCTAAAACCAACTGGAACATTTATTCTGAATATCAAAGAAAAATCTGAAAATGGCGAAAGGCATACTTATGTTTTAGAACTTATTTTAGCTATGAGAAAAATCGGTTGGCTTTGGACAGAAGAATTTATTTGGCACAAAAAAAATTCTTACCCAGGAAAATGGCCAAATAGATTTAGAGATTCTTGGGAAAGATTAATTCAATTTAATAAAGAAAGAAAGTTTAATATGTATCAAGAAGCAGTTATGGTTCCAGTTGGCGATTGGGCAAAAAATAGATTAAAAAACTTAAGTGAGACGGATAAAATAAGAGATAATACTAAGAATGGAAGCGGGTTTGGAAAAAATATTTCAAACTGGGTTTCAAGAGATAAAGTTTATCCGAACAATGTATTGCATTTAGCAACTGAATGTAGTAATAAAAACCACAGTGCTGCATTTCCTGAGGCTCTGCCAGAATGGTTTATAAATTTATTTACTATAGAAGGGGATACTGTTTTAGACCCTTTCATGGGTTCAGGTACAACAATTTTAGTAGCAAAGAAAATGTATAGAAAAGCCATTGGAATAGAAATATTACCTGAATATTTTAAGTTAGCCGAAGAACTTTTAAATACGAAGGAAAATCTTTTATTTGTAAATTAA
- a CDS encoding tetratricopeptide repeat protein, whose amino-acid sequence MNKRLLILAGLLLTLSGLTMAAYVFFVEGDKKKEKLILETIREGEVLLEQNNLQSSEKALSIFTNLFSKIDKEGYDFRISYGLARALDKTGDKENALSYYRKLNTNKNLKKEDSEKLSYALGNLLLKMNKEEEGKIHLNLVLKNSEDKPLRSKALESIADFYFDKKDYLKAKKNYALALEEDPHNQQAKLSYARVLEYLGKDLASYEVLDEYVKDKSYVANNANKVKQNYKLSVFLKAKRYFLKKNYWSALKYFHKARKLYSDSSSLEEIYYFIGESYNNLGRFKSALPYFEKVLQNPGSKRDQAAYYRKGTIYFRMTKYSEAASFFQAAEEKFPKSFYTEKAKEYRQECLKLLSEDAIYSDPEEQKKTVTPSETEAPVKKTVEDATKENGIPSEDEVDDTSER is encoded by the coding sequence ATGAATAAGAGATTACTTATATTAGCAGGACTTTTACTCACCCTATCCGGCCTTACCATGGCCGCCTACGTTTTTTTCGTGGAAGGAGATAAGAAAAAAGAAAAGCTGATTTTAGAAACCATCAGGGAGGGAGAAGTTTTACTGGAACAAAATAATCTTCAGAGTTCAGAAAAAGCTCTTTCTATCTTTACAAACCTGTTTTCCAAGATCGACAAAGAAGGTTATGATTTTCGTATTAGCTACGGACTGGCCAGGGCCTTAGATAAGACCGGCGACAAAGAAAACGCACTTTCTTATTATAGAAAACTCAATACCAATAAAAATTTAAAGAAAGAAGACTCTGAAAAACTCAGTTATGCCCTGGGAAATCTTTTATTAAAAATGAATAAGGAAGAAGAAGGGAAAATCCATTTAAATTTGGTTTTAAAGAATAGCGAAGATAAACCCTTACGTTCCAAAGCTTTAGAGTCCATCGCCGATTTTTACTTTGACAAGAAAGATTACTTAAAAGCCAAGAAAAACTATGCACTTGCTCTTGAGGAAGATCCTCATAACCAACAAGCCAAATTATCTTATGCCAGAGTACTGGAGTATTTAGGCAAAGACCTCGCTTCTTATGAAGTTCTCGATGAATACGTAAAAGATAAATCTTATGTAGCCAATAATGCCAACAAAGTAAAACAGAATTACAAACTAAGTGTTTTCTTAAAAGCCAAACGCTATTTTTTAAAGAAAAATTACTGGTCAGCTTTAAAATACTTTCATAAAGCCCGTAAACTTTATTCGGACAGTTCAAGCTTGGAAGAGATTTATTATTTCATAGGAGAATCTTATAATAATCTGGGAAGGTTTAAGTCCGCACTTCCCTACTTTGAAAAAGTTTTACAAAACCCCGGTTCAAAAAGAGATCAGGCTGCCTATTACCGAAAAGGAACTATATATTTTAGAATGACGAAATATTCTGAAGCTGCTTCTTTTTTTCAGGCTGCTGAAGAAAAATTTCCTAAAAGTTTTTATACGGAAAAAGCCAAAGAATACAGGCAGGAATGTTTAAAATTACTTTCGGAAGATGCTATCTATTCTGATCCAGAAGAACAAAAGAAAACTGTTACACCTTCCGAAACAGAGGCACCGGTGAAAAAAACAGTAGAAGATGCTACTAAAGAAAATGGTATCCCTTCTGAAGATGAAGTAGATGATACAAGCGAACGCTAA
- a CDS encoding metalloenzyme, whose amino-acid sequence MISFVFIDGIGYGKDDSEKNPFSRFATDFFLPLTERKFPQGSIFSKGEMLVTDAGMGIEGLPQSATGQTAMWTGINTARVMKRHISGYPTFTLKKIIAEYSILKILNEQGMKAEFLNCYSPVYIEHIKKSQRHLSASTFIQLASGKPFKNLDDLRQNRGIYMDITHRILKQIAGKNLPKNDPLLEEKDPYERGALLAEIMQDYDFSIYEFFLTDKAGHAQDWEFAEEVILCLEGFMRGLIENFPKEGQLILTSDHGNLEDLSEGKHTRNSVPTYLYGKHTEFFKTRIKSLYDIPLAIYELLNINVNPYWDVIED is encoded by the coding sequence ATGATAAGCTTTGTTTTTATTGATGGAATAGGCTATGGAAAGGATGATTCGGAGAAGAATCCTTTTTCTCGTTTTGCGACAGATTTCTTTTTACCTTTAACCGAAAGAAAATTTCCTCAGGGCTCTATTTTTTCTAAAGGGGAAATGCTTGTCACCGATGCCGGCATGGGTATTGAGGGTTTACCTCAGAGTGCAACCGGACAAACTGCTATGTGGACAGGCATAAACACGGCAAGGGTAATGAAACGTCATATCAGCGGATACCCTACCTTTACTTTAAAGAAAATTATTGCTGAGTATTCTATATTAAAGATATTGAATGAACAGGGAATGAAAGCTGAGTTTTTAAATTGTTATTCTCCTGTATATATAGAGCATATTAAAAAGAGTCAGCGTCATCTTTCGGCTTCTACTTTTATACAACTGGCCAGCGGAAAGCCTTTTAAAAATCTCGATGATCTTCGGCAAAATCGGGGTATTTACATGGACATTACCCACAGGATACTCAAGCAGATTGCCGGTAAAAATCTTCCTAAAAACGATCCCTTACTGGAAGAAAAAGATCCTTATGAAAGAGGAGCTTTACTTGCAGAGATAATGCAGGATTACGATTTTAGTATCTATGAGTTTTTTTTGACCGATAAAGCCGGACATGCACAGGACTGGGAATTTGCAGAAGAAGTGATTCTTTGTCTTGAAGGGTTTATGAGAGGATTAATTGAAAACTTTCCAAAAGAAGGGCAACTTATCTTAACTTCCGATCATGGTAATCTGGAAGATCTTTCGGAAGGAAAGCATACAAGGAATTCGGTACCAACTTACCTGTACGGAAAGCATACAGAGTTTTTTAAAACCAGAATTAAATCTCTGTATGACATTCCCCTCGCAATATATGAACTTCTAAATATAAATGTGAATCCTTATTGGGATGTTATAGAAGATTAG
- the hemW gene encoding radical SAM family heme chaperone HemW: MEPTLEKKGNTIGIYIHYPYCVQKCQYCDFYSIGSKASSKENENLLFQKYSEELKYRLEEERSLLELEVDTVFIGGGTPSLASVENYAILIDEIRSSLKVSSDAEISIEINPEDLDLKLLDSLEEVGFNRINVGIQSFQAKLLKNLDRFYNEEKYQQVLEVLSSKPNLRRGIDLIYGIPEQTEDMFYSDLELAISQGLQHISLYSLTVEKDTPYERKLLNHSALPPNEELQEVLLLTLPDFMEKRGYRQYEVSNYSLPGYESKHNLRYWCMEAYLGLGPGAHAYTQKGRYANPRSVEAYLRGNYGTYELSEYYEELILSLFRLFLPFRLSSFIKELEPELHEKMIKTILNWQKKGYCDYREDIFLWKKESVLHLDSFILELASLKES; encoded by the coding sequence ATGGAACCAACCCTTGAAAAAAAGGGAAATACAATAGGGATATACATTCATTATCCCTATTGTGTGCAGAAATGTCAGTACTGCGATTTCTATTCTATTGGTTCAAAAGCTTCTTCCAAAGAAAATGAGAATCTGTTATTTCAAAAATATTCGGAAGAACTAAAGTATCGACTGGAAGAAGAGAGAAGCCTTTTAGAGCTTGAAGTAGATACAGTCTTTATAGGGGGAGGAACACCTTCTCTTGCTTCTGTAGAAAATTATGCTATCCTTATAGATGAAATTCGTTCAAGCTTGAAAGTATCCTCCGATGCCGAAATTAGCATAGAAATTAACCCGGAAGATTTAGATCTTAAACTATTAGATTCTTTAGAGGAAGTAGGTTTTAATCGGATCAATGTAGGAATACAATCCTTTCAAGCTAAATTATTAAAGAATCTGGATAGGTTTTATAACGAAGAAAAGTATCAACAGGTTTTAGAAGTATTATCATCGAAACCCAATTTGCGTAGAGGTATAGATCTTATCTACGGAATCCCCGAACAGACAGAAGATATGTTTTATTCCGACTTAGAACTTGCTATATCTCAGGGTTTACAGCATATCAGTTTGTATTCGCTTACAGTAGAAAAAGACACCCCCTATGAAAGAAAGTTGCTGAATCATTCAGCTCTTCCTCCGAATGAAGAATTACAGGAAGTCCTGTTACTTACTCTTCCCGATTTCATGGAGAAACGAGGCTACCGACAGTATGAGGTTTCTAATTACTCTTTACCCGGCTATGAATCCAAACACAATCTTCGATACTGGTGTATGGAAGCATATCTCGGTCTGGGTCCGGGTGCTCATGCTTATACACAGAAGGGTCGTTATGCAAATCCGAGGTCAGTAGAAGCCTATCTCAGGGGAAACTATGGAACTTATGAACTTTCAGAATATTACGAAGAGTTAATACTGTCTTTATTCCGCTTATTCTTACCTTTTCGGCTTTCCTCTTTTATTAAAGAGCTGGAACCGGAACTACATGAAAAGATGATAAAAACAATCTTAAACTGGCAAAAAAAAGGGTATTGCGATTATCGGGAGGATATTTTTCTCTGGAAAAAAGAATCTGTTTTGCATTTGGATAGTTTTATTTTAGAGCTGGCGAGTTTAAAGGAGTCCTGA
- a CDS encoding glycoside hydrolase family 3 protein, protein MQKRFLIIVISLLCFAGNIFSDELSRELKEKIWSEALKITQQMDDRQKVGQVLHFAIPGKSITEETKRELKKYTPGGVILFAYNLGTEKELMNLNTSLQEEMKKNKALPLFISTDQEGGKVIRVQDGVTEFPGAMAIGQAFDEKLAYKVGLSTSYQLNRLGINLLLAPDLDINNNPENPVINIRSFGSDAERVVKMGLAYERGARVGGALPVIKHFPGHGDTTVDSHKGLPFIPKNKEDLLKLELIPFKKAIESGASAVMSAHIIYPLIEKKYPATLSRKILNNILRKELGFDGMVMTDAMEMDAISKNFQKKNTGSLAIYAGADVVLLVSWGENIKKYYNMIYTSLKKNKKFRKYLELAVARQVAAKIRTGLLHEEYSAIKIEDQEIAEMIGRRKREALQEYTEIKSEGLESLNLNISQKAIRSYEEAFTPLDVESLKNTYFFLGEKAFSEILKEEKLTNHSYKQLATVLKKEGKKNIVLYTNKEKSTESVLKFLKKYEKREDLKFTILHGGNPFFPWPKKKNVKVLFSFSPTEASKKALLLSLIGKYGTNPIPAANLIFERKEKPEKPENGTNP, encoded by the coding sequence ATGCAAAAAAGATTTTTAATTATAGTGATATCCCTGCTATGTTTTGCAGGGAACATTTTTTCTGATGAATTATCCAGAGAACTAAAAGAAAAGATTTGGTCTGAGGCTTTAAAAATTACTCAACAAATGGATGATAGGCAAAAAGTCGGACAGGTTCTACATTTTGCGATTCCCGGGAAATCTATTACTGAAGAAACAAAGAGAGAACTTAAAAAGTATACTCCCGGTGGAGTCATTCTATTTGCGTATAATTTGGGTACAGAAAAAGAATTGATGAATTTAAACACATCCTTACAGGAGGAAATGAAAAAAAATAAAGCACTTCCTCTCTTTATTTCTACCGATCAGGAAGGAGGTAAGGTAATACGTGTGCAGGATGGAGTTACGGAATTTCCCGGAGCTATGGCTATCGGTCAGGCTTTTGATGAAAAACTTGCTTACAAGGTAGGACTAAGCACATCTTATCAGTTAAATCGCCTGGGCATAAATTTGCTTCTGGCACCTGATTTAGATATAAACAATAATCCGGAAAATCCGGTTATTAACATTCGTTCCTTTGGTTCGGATGCGGAAAGAGTGGTGAAGATGGGACTTGCTTACGAAAGAGGAGCGAGAGTAGGTGGAGCTTTACCGGTTATAAAACATTTTCCCGGGCACGGAGATACAACAGTAGATAGTCATAAAGGTTTACCTTTTATACCTAAAAACAAAGAAGATTTGCTGAAGTTAGAACTCATACCCTTTAAAAAGGCTATAGAAAGCGGAGCCTCTGCTGTTATGAGTGCTCATATTATTTATCCGCTGATAGAGAAGAAATACCCTGCAACCCTTTCCAGGAAAATTTTAAATAACATTCTTCGAAAAGAGCTGGGTTTTGATGGAATGGTAATGACGGATGCCATGGAAATGGATGCCATCTCTAAGAATTTTCAGAAAAAGAATACGGGAAGTCTGGCTATTTATGCGGGAGCTGATGTTGTATTACTTGTAAGTTGGGGTGAGAATATTAAGAAATACTATAATATGATTTATACAAGCCTCAAGAAAAATAAAAAATTTCGTAAGTATTTAGAGTTGGCTGTAGCGAGACAGGTGGCTGCCAAGATACGAACAGGACTTCTACATGAAGAATATTCTGCAATAAAAATAGAAGACCAGGAAATTGCAGAAATGATAGGGAGAAGAAAACGAGAAGCTTTACAGGAGTATACTGAAATTAAAAGTGAAGGTTTGGAGAGTTTGAATTTAAATATTTCTCAAAAAGCTATACGTTCTTATGAAGAAGCCTTTACTCCCTTAGATGTAGAAAGCTTAAAGAATACTTATTTTTTTTTGGGAGAAAAAGCTTTTTCGGAGATCTTAAAAGAAGAAAAACTAACCAATCATTCCTATAAGCAATTAGCTACTGTGCTAAAAAAGGAAGGCAAAAAAAATATAGTATTATATACAAATAAAGAAAAGTCGACTGAATCTGTCTTGAAATTTCTAAAAAAGTATGAAAAAAGAGAAGACCTAAAATTTACTATTTTGCACGGAGGAAATCCCTTTTTTCCCTGGCCGAAAAAAAAGAATGTGAAAGTCTTATTCTCTTTTTCGCCTACAGAAGCTTCCAAGAAGGCCCTGCTATTGAGTTTAATCGGTAAATACGGAACAAACCCTATACCTGCTGCTAACTTAATTTTCGAACGTAAAGAAAAACCGGAAAAACCTGAAAATGGAACCAACCCTTGA